One genomic segment of Trichococcus shcherbakoviae includes these proteins:
- the galU gene encoding UTP--glucose-1-phosphate uridylyltransferase GalU — MTKVRKAVIPAAGLGTRFLPATKAMAKEMMPIVDTPSIQYVVEEAMAAGIEEIIIISGKGKSPIEDHFDVNIALEENLKEKGKTAMLELVQQTNIPHIHYVRQAYPNGLGDAILQAEAFIGNEPFVVLLGDDIMPSEVPLAKALMDTYDETKGGVVATMRIPEGMTNRYGIVDIKEKVGEHIYSVNHFIEKPAPEEAPSNLAIIGRYLLTPEIFDILRNQAPDAGNEIQLTDAIESLNAIHPLVAYEYTGKRYDVGDKYGLLIANIEFGLENKDTADKMRPYLKELAKELKNKS; from the coding sequence ATGACAAAAGTACGGAAAGCTGTAATACCTGCAGCAGGTTTAGGAACGCGATTCTTGCCGGCAACAAAAGCGATGGCAAAGGAAATGATGCCGATCGTGGACACACCGAGCATCCAATATGTGGTGGAAGAAGCCATGGCTGCCGGCATCGAAGAAATCATCATCATCTCCGGGAAGGGCAAGAGCCCGATCGAGGACCATTTTGACGTAAACATCGCCTTGGAAGAGAACTTGAAGGAAAAAGGCAAGACGGCGATGCTGGAATTGGTTCAGCAGACGAATATTCCGCATATCCATTACGTGCGCCAAGCCTACCCGAATGGGCTGGGAGACGCCATTCTGCAGGCTGAAGCTTTCATCGGGAACGAACCTTTTGTCGTGCTTTTGGGCGATGATATCATGCCGAGCGAAGTCCCGTTGGCAAAAGCGTTGATGGATACCTACGACGAGACGAAGGGCGGAGTCGTTGCGACGATGCGTATCCCTGAAGGCATGACGAACCGCTACGGCATCGTCGACATCAAGGAGAAGGTCGGCGAGCATATCTACAGCGTCAACCACTTCATCGAAAAGCCGGCTCCGGAAGAAGCGCCGAGCAACCTTGCCATCATCGGTAGATATCTGTTGACGCCGGAAATATTCGACATTCTGCGCAACCAAGCGCCGGATGCCGGTAACGAAATCCAGCTGACCGATGCAATCGAATCGTTGAACGCGATCCATCCGCTGGTGGCTTATGAATATACAGGCAAGCGCTACGACGTCGGCGACAAGTACGGACTGCTGATCGCGAACATCGAATTCGGCCTGGAGAACAAAGACACAGCCGACAAGATGCGCCCTTATCTGAAAGAACTGGCGAAGGAATTAAAGAACAAGTCATAA
- a CDS encoding glycosyltransferase family 2 protein has product MENKPFFSIVIPAYNCAGTIRATLESIAAQTVSDFEVIIVNDGSKDATADVLQAFAAEDSRFAFITIPNNGPGNARNQGIARATGTYLFLMDADDEIERHTLERYQAILTSEVPDLIVASYNLRVLDNQEIVSEKKVIAEDQVYASNAAFLENLYPLMNKQLMYVIWNKIYRLDIIRKHQIAFPSYSSCEDRLFNIAYYRHAQKVVTTSEVLYQYAFEGKSSLTNKYFDNKFETFLEFYNELLDLTDKDLGGFSALFLKGTMSCIIPLHGASCPLDWTGKTAYIQKILQHPRVQYATAHSLTDTPIRKIMKLLFQSKSVYLNYIASGMMHLLSNASPKLIEKLKGNF; this is encoded by the coding sequence ATGGAAAACAAACCTTTTTTCAGCATCGTGATACCGGCGTACAACTGCGCCGGCACCATCCGTGCCACTTTGGAAAGCATTGCCGCGCAGACGGTCAGCGACTTTGAGGTCATCATCGTGAACGACGGTTCGAAGGACGCGACCGCGGACGTTCTGCAGGCATTTGCTGCCGAGGACAGCCGCTTCGCTTTCATCACCATCCCGAACAACGGACCGGGGAATGCGCGCAATCAAGGGATCGCACGCGCGACAGGCACGTATCTGTTTTTGATGGATGCGGACGATGAAATCGAGCGCCATACGTTGGAACGCTACCAAGCGATCCTCACCAGCGAGGTTCCGGACCTGATCGTGGCATCCTATAATCTGCGGGTTCTGGACAATCAGGAGATCGTTTCGGAAAAAAAGGTGATCGCCGAAGATCAGGTCTACGCCTCGAACGCGGCATTCCTGGAGAACCTCTATCCTTTGATGAACAAGCAGCTGATGTATGTCATCTGGAACAAGATTTACCGTCTGGACATCATCCGCAAGCATCAGATCGCCTTTCCGAGCTACAGCAGCTGTGAGGACCGCTTGTTCAACATCGCCTACTACCGTCATGCTCAAAAAGTCGTGACGACAAGTGAGGTGCTGTACCAATACGCCTTTGAGGGCAAGAGCAGCTTGACGAACAAGTATTTCGACAATAAATTCGAAACGTTCCTGGAATTCTACAATGAATTGCTGGACCTGACCGACAAGGACCTGGGCGGCTTCAGCGCGCTTTTCCTGAAAGGCACGATGTCCTGCATCATCCCGCTGCACGGAGCAAGCTGCCCGTTGGATTGGACCGGCAAAACGGCCTATATCCAAAAAATACTGCAGCACCCGCGTGTGCAGTACGCAACGGCCCACAGCCTGACTGATACGCCGATCCGGAAAATCATGAAGCTATTATTCCAATCGAAATCGGTCTACCTGAACTACATCGCTTCCGGCATGATGCACCTCTTAAGCAATGCGTCGCCGAAATTGATTGAAAAACTCAAAGGAAATTTCTAG
- a CDS encoding glycosyltransferase family 1 protein, with amino-acid sequence MTQPKRVLHFQGRMGKGGAETFMMNAYRNIDRSKYQFDFVIYEEFADVRPYHDEIAALGGKIFVVPNPNKHPLRYIKTVSKLLQENQVDIVHNEIFFGGGLNLWLAAKAGVKKRIAHSHATSDGKGNRFPYSVVRPIFNNLMMKYATDFIGCSDEAGIGLFGKEQPFVMLPNGIDLDRYRNVPVTKAEMHAQLGIPEDAFVIGHIGRFEEQKNHRLLLKIVQHILKKHPNTYLLSVGAGSLEAEIHGLANDLGISDHVLFLGEREDIAELLKAMDVFLLPSLYEGLPIVAVEAQAANVKLVMSTEVSEDTVLSENVRFVPLDADLDRWEAEVMGEPKGNRPKPEMEAFDMLKTAKALEKIYDAKEVTA; translated from the coding sequence ATGACTCAGCCTAAACGTGTCCTGCATTTCCAGGGTAGAATGGGAAAGGGCGGGGCGGAGACTTTCATGATGAACGCCTACCGCAACATCGACCGTTCCAAATACCAATTCGATTTCGTCATCTATGAAGAATTTGCCGACGTACGTCCCTACCATGACGAAATCGCCGCATTGGGGGGCAAAATTTTCGTCGTGCCGAACCCGAACAAGCACCCGCTGCGCTATATCAAAACCGTCAGCAAACTGCTGCAGGAGAACCAAGTCGATATCGTCCACAACGAAATCTTCTTCGGCGGCGGACTGAACCTCTGGCTGGCTGCCAAAGCCGGCGTCAAAAAACGCATCGCCCACAGCCATGCGACTTCCGACGGCAAAGGCAACCGATTCCCGTACAGCGTCGTGCGCCCGATTTTCAACAATTTGATGATGAAATATGCGACTGATTTCATTGGCTGTTCGGATGAAGCCGGCATCGGCCTTTTCGGCAAGGAACAGCCTTTCGTCATGCTTCCGAACGGCATCGATCTCGACCGTTACCGCAACGTGCCGGTGACGAAGGCAGAAATGCATGCGCAGTTGGGCATTCCGGAAGACGCCTTCGTGATCGGTCACATCGGCCGTTTCGAAGAACAAAAAAATCACCGGCTGTTGCTGAAGATTGTACAGCACATCCTCAAGAAACACCCGAACACGTACCTGTTGTCGGTCGGCGCCGGCAGTCTCGAAGCAGAGATCCACGGCTTGGCCAATGATCTGGGAATATCCGACCATGTGCTCTTCCTGGGCGAACGCGAAGATATCGCCGAATTGCTGAAAGCGATGGACGTCTTCCTGTTGCCTTCGTTGTATGAAGGCTTGCCGATCGTGGCAGTGGAAGCGCAGGCCGCCAACGTCAAATTGGTGATGTCGACTGAGGTCTCAGAGGACACGGTGTTATCCGAGAATGTCCGTTTTGTGCCGCTGGATGCGGACCTGGACCGATGGGAAGCCGAAGTCATGGGCGAGCCGAAAGGCAATCGCCCGAAACCGGAAATGGAAGCTTTTGATATGCTGAAGACCGCAAAAGCACTGGAAAAAATCTACGATGCGAAGGAGGTCACGGCATGA
- a CDS encoding EpsG family protein, with protein sequence MTLYLFTFLALLVLAITEALQGNKKIVLIGGGFLAVLAGFRYHTGYDFVSYKSFFDDMSGIQDVFNGKLDAEAGYLFLNYLFLNLGLNYYTFLLFFAFLTMFLLVKYLYLNVPYPSLMLFYYFSRFFLARDMGQIRGSLASIILLYSVKYIKSKDFVKFMAVVLIASLFHVTALIFILGYIYENHLYNGKWSQVGILFSLAVVAGLIVKSPSLYLWAIPGRYAPYFTNPAYTSGKWLMNPVLWMQLLIFFGTLLFTKIQQDEKYRTYHNLYFFASLILIAFGNLETVGGRLSSPFATYEMFVAPYFILNFTKNKLLNLIFAIGFTVIIFLLIFILSGDYHYFIPYQTLLNG encoded by the coding sequence ATGACACTTTATCTTTTCACATTCCTTGCGCTGCTGGTGCTTGCCATCACGGAAGCTCTGCAGGGCAACAAGAAGATTGTGCTGATCGGCGGCGGGTTTTTGGCCGTTCTGGCCGGCTTCCGCTATCATACGGGTTATGACTTCGTTTCGTACAAATCATTTTTCGATGACATGAGCGGCATCCAGGATGTCTTCAACGGCAAACTCGACGCGGAAGCGGGTTATCTCTTCCTGAATTATCTCTTTTTGAACCTGGGATTGAATTACTACACTTTCTTGTTGTTCTTTGCTTTTCTGACGATGTTCCTGCTTGTGAAGTACCTCTATCTCAATGTGCCTTACCCGTCCTTGATGCTGTTCTACTATTTTTCGCGCTTCTTTTTGGCGCGGGATATGGGCCAGATCCGGGGTTCGTTGGCCAGCATCATCCTGCTTTATTCGGTCAAGTACATCAAATCGAAGGACTTCGTTAAGTTCATGGCCGTCGTACTAATCGCTTCGCTTTTCCACGTCACGGCTTTGATTTTCATTTTGGGCTATATTTATGAAAATCATCTCTACAACGGGAAATGGAGCCAAGTCGGGATATTGTTCTCGCTTGCGGTTGTCGCCGGACTGATCGTGAAGAGCCCGAGCCTGTACCTGTGGGCGATTCCCGGCCGTTATGCACCTTACTTCACCAATCCGGCTTACACAAGCGGGAAATGGCTGATGAATCCAGTTCTCTGGATGCAGTTGCTGATCTTTTTCGGGACGCTCCTGTTCACGAAAATCCAGCAGGATGAGAAATACCGTACCTACCACAACCTGTACTTCTTCGCTTCGCTTATCCTGATCGCCTTCGGTAACCTGGAGACGGTAGGGGGAAGGCTCAGCTCGCCTTTCGCGACCTACGAAATGTTCGTGGCGCCGTACTTCATCCTGAATTTCACGAAGAACAAGCTGCTCAATCTGATCTTCGCGATCGGCTTTACGGTTATCATCTTTCTGTTGATTTTTATTCTTTCGGGAGATTATCACTACTTCATTCCGTATCAGACACTTCTGAACGGTTGA
- a CDS encoding PTS lactose/cellobiose transporter subunit IIA: protein MNREEATLLGFEIVAYAGEARSYLLDALKAAEKGDYDKAEALCEEANTSIKEAHKAQTSLLTMEASGDDIAYSVTMMHGQDHLMTTLLLRDLMKHMIELYKRGSN from the coding sequence ATGAACAGGGAAGAAGCTACTTTATTAGGGTTTGAAATTGTTGCCTATGCAGGTGAAGCGCGATCATACCTTTTGGATGCTTTAAAAGCAGCAGAAAAAGGTGATTATGATAAAGCCGAAGCATTATGTGAAGAAGCAAATACCAGCATCAAAGAGGCCCATAAAGCTCAAACAAGTTTGCTTACTATGGAAGCTTCAGGCGATGATATTGCGTACAGCGTTACGATGATGCATGGACAGGATCACTTAATGACAACATTGCTACTTAGGGATTTGATGAAACATATGATTGAATTATATAAAAGAGGGAGCAACTAA
- a CDS encoding lactose-specific PTS transporter subunit EIIC, giving the protein MNTLIAQIEKAKPFFEKVSRNIYLRAIRDGFISAMPVVLFSSIFLLIAYVPNIFGFSWSPSTEALIMKPYGYTMGILGVLVAGTTAKSLTDSFNRKLENTNQINFLSTMLASISGFLLLAADAVEGGGFANGFLGTKGLLTAFLAAFITVNIYNITVKNNVTIRMPEEVPPNISQVFKDIIPFTLVIVVLYGLDIVTRNIMGTNVAQSIIKLFEPLFTAADGYLGITIIFGAYALFWFVGIHGPSIVEPAIAAITYANIETNFQLLQAGQHADKILTSGTQMFIVTMGGTGATLVVPFMFMWLSKSKRNKAIGRASVVPTFFGVNEPILFGAPIVLNPVFFVPFIFAPIANVWIFKFFVDVIGMNSFSVNLPWTTPGPLGIVIGTGFGLMSFVLALTLIVVDVVIYYPFFKVYDAQILEEEKAGVSSIDSLKEKVEGSFDTKKAKAVLANSDTKVFENKSTESKNVLVLCAGGGTSGLLANALNKAATEYGANIKAAAGSYGAHMDIMKDYDLVILAPQVASNYEDIKQDTDRLGVKLAKTQGGQYIKLTRDGQGALAFVQEQFED; this is encoded by the coding sequence ATGAATACATTGATTGCACAAATTGAAAAAGCTAAACCTTTTTTTGAGAAAGTATCTCGTAATATCTATCTACGCGCAATACGTGATGGCTTTATCTCAGCAATGCCTGTTGTCCTCTTCTCAAGCATTTTCTTATTGATTGCATATGTTCCTAATATCTTTGGTTTTTCATGGAGTCCATCGACCGAAGCTTTGATTATGAAGCCATACGGATATACAATGGGAATTTTAGGAGTTTTGGTTGCTGGTACAACAGCAAAATCTTTAACAGATTCCTTTAACAGAAAGCTGGAAAATACAAATCAAATTAACTTTCTTTCTACTATGCTGGCTTCCATATCTGGTTTCTTACTCCTTGCTGCGGATGCAGTTGAGGGTGGCGGATTTGCGAACGGATTCTTAGGCACAAAAGGACTATTAACAGCTTTTCTTGCAGCATTCATTACTGTAAATATCTATAATATAACTGTAAAAAATAATGTCACAATCCGGATGCCGGAAGAAGTGCCACCAAACATTTCACAAGTATTTAAAGATATTATTCCGTTTACCTTAGTGATCGTCGTTCTTTATGGTTTGGATATAGTGACTAGAAATATTATGGGCACGAATGTAGCGCAGTCTATCATTAAATTATTCGAGCCCCTGTTTACAGCAGCTGATGGTTACTTGGGCATCACAATCATATTTGGTGCCTATGCACTATTCTGGTTCGTTGGTATACATGGACCATCTATCGTTGAACCCGCTATTGCAGCGATTACTTATGCGAATATTGAAACAAATTTCCAACTTTTACAGGCTGGACAGCATGCAGATAAGATTCTGACATCCGGAACACAGATGTTTATCGTTACAATGGGTGGTACGGGTGCAACGTTAGTTGTTCCATTCATGTTCATGTGGTTATCAAAATCAAAACGGAATAAGGCGATCGGCAGAGCGTCAGTTGTACCAACTTTCTTTGGGGTTAATGAGCCAATTTTATTTGGAGCACCTATCGTTTTAAATCCAGTATTCTTTGTTCCATTTATTTTTGCACCAATTGCTAACGTATGGATTTTCAAATTCTTCGTTGATGTTATTGGAATGAACAGCTTTAGTGTGAATTTGCCTTGGACAACGCCAGGTCCTTTGGGAATTGTTATAGGAACAGGATTTGGGTTGATGTCATTTGTTCTCGCTCTTACATTGATTGTAGTGGACGTAGTGATTTACTACCCGTTCTTTAAGGTCTATGATGCACAAATTCTTGAAGAAGAAAAAGCAGGTGTATCCTCTATTGATAGTTTGAAAGAAAAAGTTGAAGGTAGCTTTGATACTAAAAAAGCCAAAGCGGTCCTTGCAAATTCTGATACGAAAGTTTTTGAGAATAAATCAACGGAATCTAAAAATGTTCTTGTCCTTTGTGCTGGTGGGGGAACAAGTGGACTTCTGGCTAATGCTTTAAATAAAGCTGCGACTGAATATGGGGCGAATATAAAAGCAGCGGCAGGCAGCTATGGGGCTCACATGGATATCATGAAAGACTATGATTTAGTCATCCTAGCACCTCAAGTGGCTTCGAATTACGAAGATATTAAACAAGATACTGACAGGTTGGGCGTTAAACTTGCTAAAACGCAAGGAGGTCAATATATTAAATTGACCCGTGATGGCCAAGGAGCTCTTGCATTTGTTCAGGAACAATTTGAAGACTAG
- the lacG gene encoding 6-phospho-beta-galactosidase: MKKLPKDFIFGGATAAYQAEGATQTDGKGRVAWDTYLEENYWYTAEPASDFYHRYPVDLELSEKFGVNGIRISIAWSRIFPTGFGEVNPKGVEYYHNLFSECHKRHVEPFVTLHHFDTPEVLHSDGDFLNRKNIDYFVDYAAYCFKEFSEVNYWTTFNEIGPIGDGQYLVGKFPPGIKYDFEKLFQSHHNMMLAHARAVKFYKDNGYSGEIGVVHALPTKYPYDPSNPGDVRAAELEDIIHNKFILDATYLGRYSQKTMEGVNHILSVNGGKLDLREEDFEMLEAAKDLNDFLGINYYMSDWMRAFDGESEITHNSTGAKGGSKYQLKGVGRREFDVDVPRTDWDWMIYPQGLYDQMMRVKNDYPNYKKIYITENGLGYKDEFVDGTVQDDARIDYVKKHLEIISDAITAGVNVKGYFIWSLMDVFSWSNGYEKRYGLFYVDFETQERYPKKSAYWYKKLAETQIIE, from the coding sequence ATGAAAAAGTTGCCAAAAGATTTTATTTTCGGGGGCGCAACAGCAGCCTATCAAGCTGAAGGGGCGACACAAACAGATGGAAAAGGCCGTGTAGCATGGGATACTTATCTTGAAGAAAACTATTGGTATACAGCAGAGCCAGCCAGTGATTTTTATCATCGTTATCCTGTGGACCTGGAACTTAGTGAAAAATTCGGTGTAAACGGCATTCGAATTTCCATTGCATGGTCACGTATTTTTCCGACTGGTTTTGGTGAAGTAAATCCTAAAGGTGTTGAATACTATCATAATCTCTTTTCAGAATGCCATAAACGTCATGTAGAACCTTTTGTCACGCTGCATCATTTTGATACTCCTGAAGTGTTGCATTCAGATGGAGACTTCTTAAATCGTAAAAACATTGACTATTTTGTTGATTACGCTGCGTACTGTTTTAAAGAATTTTCAGAAGTTAACTATTGGACTACGTTCAATGAAATAGGCCCGATAGGTGATGGTCAGTACTTAGTGGGTAAATTCCCTCCAGGGATCAAGTATGATTTTGAAAAATTATTCCAATCCCATCACAACATGATGCTTGCGCATGCAAGAGCTGTTAAGTTTTATAAGGATAATGGATATTCAGGAGAAATTGGTGTCGTTCATGCGCTCCCAACAAAGTACCCTTATGATCCATCCAATCCGGGTGATGTTCGAGCAGCAGAATTGGAAGACATCATTCACAACAAATTCATTCTGGATGCCACTTACTTGGGTAGGTACTCTCAAAAAACGATGGAGGGTGTCAATCATATTCTCTCCGTAAATGGTGGCAAGTTGGATCTTCGTGAAGAGGATTTTGAAATGCTTGAGGCAGCGAAGGATTTAAACGATTTTCTGGGCATCAATTATTACATGAGCGATTGGATGCGTGCCTTTGATGGTGAATCAGAAATTACGCATAATTCAACCGGGGCTAAAGGCGGATCCAAATATCAGCTGAAAGGTGTCGGAAGAAGAGAGTTTGACGTAGATGTTCCACGAACGGATTGGGATTGGATGATCTATCCACAAGGCTTATATGATCAAATGATGCGGGTCAAAAATGATTATCCTAATTATAAAAAAATCTATATTACTGAAAATGGCTTAGGCTATAAAGATGAATTTGTAGATGGTACAGTCCAGGATGATGCACGTATCGATTATGTCAAAAAGCATTTAGAGATCATTTCAGATGCCATAACAGCAGGTGTGAACGTGAAAGGTTATTTCATCTGGTCATTGATGGATGTTTTCTCATGGTCAAATGGCTATGAGAAACGCTACGGATTATTCTACGTGGATTTTGAAACACAGGAACGTTATCCGAAGAAAAGTGCTTACTGGTATAAGAAGTTGGCAGAAACTCAGATAATCGAATAG
- a CDS encoding HAD family phosphatase, whose protein sequence is MNGIIFDFNGTMFQDSHLHEQAWIDMIQKYSPGNGLTETEILTNVHGRTNDKILRHFVSPDLTDEEVQKLSLEKEEHYRRLCLNKPEQLVLTDGLTEVLDDLKERKLPLTIATATIKENVDFYFDTFALDRWFDPDKVVFDDGSFPGKPEPDIFLHAARKLGVPPEECLVIEDAYSGLRAANSANIGMIIAIDPFFKNRETFQKENLCKDGVITDFHGFTQRLFAEQA, encoded by the coding sequence CTGAACGGCATCATTTTTGACTTCAACGGCACAATGTTCCAGGATTCTCATCTGCACGAACAGGCCTGGATCGACATGATCCAAAAGTACAGTCCAGGCAACGGGCTCACAGAAACAGAGATTCTGACAAACGTACACGGCCGCACGAACGACAAAATCCTGCGTCATTTTGTATCCCCTGACTTGACGGACGAAGAAGTGCAGAAACTTTCTTTGGAGAAGGAAGAGCATTACCGCAGACTCTGCCTGAACAAACCGGAGCAACTCGTATTGACGGACGGCTTGACCGAAGTGCTGGACGATCTGAAGGAGCGCAAGTTGCCGCTGACGATCGCCACCGCGACCATCAAAGAAAATGTCGACTTCTATTTCGACACCTTTGCGCTTGATCGTTGGTTCGATCCGGACAAAGTCGTCTTCGATGATGGTTCCTTCCCCGGCAAACCGGAGCCGGACATCTTCCTGCATGCCGCCAGAAAACTCGGGGTACCCCCCGAAGAATGTCTGGTCATTGAGGACGCCTATTCCGGGCTCCGCGCGGCCAACAGCGCGAACATCGGTATGATCATCGCAATCGACCCGTTCTTCAAGAACCGGGAAACCTTCCAAAAGGAAAACCTCTGCAAGGACGGTGTCATCACGGACTTCCACGGCTTCACCCAGCGCCTTTTCGCAGAACAAGCATAA
- a CDS encoding DeoR/GlpR family DNA-binding transcription regulator, whose protein sequence is MLKKERLLILTEIVNQEGIITVADIVKQLNVSDMTVRRDLDELDKAGKILRIHGGAQSISYALDQELSHTEKQEVQKEEKKAIAKLAASYVEDGDTIFLGPGTTIEILASYLGGKKIRIITNSYPVFENLRQYDTADIIMIGGDYRKNTGAFFGPIANDNLKKLKFSKCFISANGIHNEAISTYSMAEGETQNIALNNSRTKYLLADNKKFNRDDFYNFYNLHDIDHLITDDHISADLVTHYSQYVTLTQAQTEEGANL, encoded by the coding sequence ATGTTAAAAAAAGAACGCCTGCTGATACTCACTGAAATCGTCAACCAGGAAGGCATCATCACCGTAGCCGATATCGTCAAGCAACTGAACGTTTCCGACATGACCGTGCGCAGGGATCTGGACGAACTCGATAAGGCCGGAAAAATCCTGCGCATCCACGGCGGAGCCCAAAGCATCAGCTACGCATTGGACCAGGAACTCTCACATACGGAAAAACAAGAAGTCCAAAAAGAAGAAAAGAAAGCGATTGCCAAATTGGCGGCAAGCTACGTTGAGGATGGCGACACCATTTTCCTCGGGCCGGGCACGACGATCGAAATACTGGCGAGCTATCTCGGCGGCAAAAAAATCCGCATCATCACAAACAGCTATCCGGTTTTCGAAAATCTGCGCCAATACGACACCGCGGATATCATTATGATCGGCGGCGATTACCGGAAAAACACAGGTGCTTTCTTCGGCCCGATCGCGAACGACAACCTGAAAAAGTTGAAGTTCTCCAAATGCTTCATCAGCGCCAACGGCATCCACAATGAAGCGATCTCCACCTATAGCATGGCGGAAGGAGAAACCCAGAATATCGCCCTGAACAACTCCCGCACAAAATACTTGCTGGCGGACAACAAGAAATTCAACCGAGACGACTTCTACAATTTCTACAACCTGCACGACATCGATCACTTGATCACGGATGACCATATCAGCGCAGATCTGGTCACGCATTACTCGCAATACGTCACCCTGACCCAAGCCCAAACAGAAGAAGGAGCTAACTTATGA